One Argentina anserina chromosome 6, drPotAnse1.1, whole genome shotgun sequence genomic window, ACTTGTTACTGATTAGTATTGATCAAAGCTAATTGAAGCAAAATGTATCTTTGTTTATGCACTTTGCATGTTTTTAAACTAGATTTTTCTCCACATCCACTTGGACCGATTTTTAATGTTTAAATTAAGAGCAACTAACTcgccataaaaataccgagaCACTTCCACATTCAACATGGAATCCTTTGCTGcatcttctttttcttaaGTCCTTCACTTGTCAGGCTCAGTATAGTTTGTTTGTATTGTTGTGGATAACTTTGTAATGAAATCTTTTTGTCAGCCTGTTGATTTGTTGTTGGCACAGCCCTTGTCATCTATTTTCTGACTTCTGTTAGCAcgaaacgtgcaaataaattTATCCTACTTTGTATTTGAGGTTTTGTATAGAGTTAAAGTTTGAACAAAATCATCATTCGTATTTGGCAATGGCATACCATTGCAACGACCCCTTGCCATCTATAAATTGAGGCTTAAAGTGTTCTTGTTATTAGATAGCCACTTTATCAAGATTCAGTTGTCATTACTTGGATGTTCTGGCTTTGAAGTTGGATAATTAAGAGGACTGTTACCAAACCCATTGCCATCTCTATTAATCTGTAATGCTTGGAATAAGATCTAGCTTCACTTGTGGCAAGGTAAATTCTTGAATTTAGATATTGCTTCTAAACTTGGATGAGATATTTGAACCCTTGGAAACGGTCGCCAACTCTAATGGCATTTATGATCCAGGCTTTAGAACCTTTTCTATTTGTGGAAAACTATTTATTTAGCTTCATTATTCAAAATGTACATCTTTGTTTTTTCATTCAAAGTTAACCATTACCACTAAACCCTTTTAGATAGTGTTACCGTTGGCAACGGTCACTGCCAATACAGTCATCTAGGCTTTAACTTATCCTGAATTTAACATCGATGTGGATTAGGTTCATGAttactcaaatttcgaagtctaAATCTAAATCTTATATCTGGATTTGAATAATAATGTGACTGTTGACGCAAACGGTTACTTGCCATCTTTAAGTTTCGCATGATTATCCTATATGGCCTGAAAAGGCATGCAATCCTGTGTTCAACATGACAATAAAACTtgcttgtatatataatctgtTCAATTGTTCAAATTGGTCATCAGTTTGGAATTGCTAAGTTGCAGCCTTATTCAAAGCAATAATGAATATGGCTGCAGGACATATTCCAAAATTTAAAGTTACTGAGAATGGGATATTCATTCATAAGATTGTATGGACACCTCCATTCGCAGGGTCATGGAAATTAAACTACGCCTTTGCTTATAACCAGACTTCAAGAAAAGCTTTTGTTGGTTGTGTTATAAGGTATGAAAATGCAAATTTTAAAGCTCTGTTTGCAGGTTCCGCAGGTCAGGAGGCAAGGTCAACTACAGATGCTGCATTGATGGCCTTGAGTTCTGCTGTTGGCTTCGCAGCAAGTCAAGGTGCAGACTTCCTCGAAATAGAGGGAGAGAACGAATCTATATTCTCTTTGGTCACATCCCAGGTCCCTCCACAAGATGCAATGACAGCAGAGCTTCTTTTTAAGTGCCTAAAAGAGCTGGATAATTTGAGAAGGGTGGAGTTTTGCCATGTGATACCTGAAACCAATGAAGCGGCGAACCTCCTAGCCAGAATGGCTATGGAGACGGAGGAGAGCTGGTTCTTTGCACGTGATGCTCCCCCTGATATAGTTGCAAGTCTGGATGCTGATGTCAATGGTCGTTATGTGCCATGGGTGCATCCGAGATATCTGTGATTGCATTCTTTCAATAAGTTCGTCCTTCTCATTTTCGTAATAAAATTGGAGTATGTTAAGAATTATGAGGCTCCCTTTCCGGAGAGTACCTCAAGGATTCAAGAGTCGTTTCAATAAGTACTTTCAGTGTCACATATAGACCATCTTTCAAAAAAGTTGTAATCATCTAGCATACCTAGGTGACTACAAAAATCTGAttatccttttctttttgtttgtgGTTCAATGCCATTTTCAATGTTAATTGAGTTCTTTCCCCTaaata contains:
- the LOC126797249 gene encoding uncharacterized protein LOC126797249 encodes the protein MRSPWLPGLWDRARWGGKGAVGEGLTAGGSSGLMGGVGGIMGGLRGLLGAGRRGGRVAEGNGFGAGDSEGGEENGELPCTTGSAGQEARSTTDAALMALSSAVGFAASQGADFLEIEGENESIFSLVTSQVPPQDAMTAELLFKCLKELDNLRRVEFCHVIPETNEAANLLARMAMETEESWFFARDAPPDIVASLDADVNGRYVPWVHPRYL